One Anopheles marshallii chromosome 3, idAnoMarsDA_429_01, whole genome shotgun sequence genomic region harbors:
- the LOC128715421 gene encoding epidermal growth factor-like protein: MEAAKWCLLVGLALVCQFGLAPGQEGVKTWRKGGDVQVASYQPTFVNESYIEREPLRPNATMMNLHRSNESVSALDRFMNKTKGQIPAGVCFEEVPTVSLLKYNPRGDIPQGNGSNPSLSRIQVCCPGYERNVHNFRKCEPVCEEPCQNGLCVGPNTCECYPDFVRNVQGRCVPTCPIGCDHGDCVIGTGECRCHEGYELDRTSNKLCVPKCTGGCGDEGRCVDVERCVCSEGYSFDPKLKCAPHCEGGCQNGRCVAPGVCKCEAGYEMTEIGCEPVCTNGCFHGVCTAPETCSCKPGYQKVGDQCTATCDRQCLNGECTGPNVCSCNRGYILDLANSFHCIPHCPNGCPNGVCSGPNMCLCNAGYVKDRSLKGSQACIKRFEGVKS; this comes from the exons ATGGAAGCTGCCAAGTGGTGTCTACTGGTTGGTTTGGCTTTGGTCTGCCAGTTTGGGCTCGCTCCCGGCCAGGAAGGTGTGAAAACATGGCGCAAAGGTGGTGATGTTCAGGTAGCTTCTTACCAACCGACGTTCGTGAACGAGAGTTACATCGAGAGGGAACCTTTGCGTCCGAACGCGACCATGATGAATCTGCACCGCTCGAACGAGTCGGTTAGTGCACTCGATCGATTCATGAACAAAACCAAGGGACAAATTCCGGCTGGTGTTTGCTTTGAGGAGGTGCCAACTGTGTCGCTGTTGAAGTACAATCCACGGGGTGATATACCGCAAGGCAATGGG TCAAATCCATCTCTCAGTCGCATCCAGGTTTGCTGTCCGGGATATGAGCGTAATGTGCACAACTTTAGGAAGTGTGAACCCGTATGCGAGGAACCGTGCCAGAATGGGCTCTGCGTTGGACCGAACACTTGCGAGTGCTATCCGGACTTTGTACGCAATGTTCAGGGACGGTGTGTTCCGACGTGTCCGATCGGTTGTGATCATGGAGACTGTGTGATCGGGACGGGTGAATGTCGCTGCCACGAGGGTTACGAGTTGGATCGCACCAGCAATAAGCTATGTGTGCCTAAAtgcactggaggatgtggtgaTGAGGGCCGCTGTGTGGACGTGGAGCGATGCGTGTGCAGTGAGGGATATTCGTTCGATCCGAAGCTGAAATGTGCTCCACACTGTGAAGGAGGTTGTCAGAATGGGCGATGCGTTGCACCGGGTGTTTGCAAGTGTGAAGCGGGCTATGAGATGACGGAAATCGGTTGTGAACCAGTTTGCACCAA CGGATGCTTCCACGGTGTGTGTACCGCACCGGAGACGTGCTCCTGTAAGCCAGGATATCAGAAGGTTGGTGATCAATGCACCGCAACTTGCGATCGACAATGTCTCAATGGCGAGTGTACTGGACCGAATGTGTGCAGCTGTAATCGTGGCTACATCCTCGACTTGGCCAACTCCTTCCA TTGCATTCCCCACTGTCCCAACGGTTGCCCAAATGGTGTCTGTTCCGGACCCAACATGTGCCTCTGCAATGCAGGATACGTTAAGGATC